A genomic window from Candidatus Bathyarchaeota archaeon includes:
- the hypB gene encoding hydrogenase nickel incorporation protein HypB, translating into MNILQVNKEFARKNQEMLKKHNVKAIDIMGSIGAGKTSLIEQLVQKLKQNYRIAVFKGDLTTTIDAERIGRHGVQVVTINTGRECHLDAHVVSKAVEKIKIENIDLLIIENVGNLICPAEFPLGTDKRVVVISVTEGPYMVLKHPFTFMNADIMVINKKDLAKTMKIDTKQLENQAKEVKPNVKVAITNALTGEGVEELIKALEL; encoded by the coding sequence ATGAACATCTTGCAAGTTAACAAGGAGTTTGCCCGAAAAAATCAAGAAATGCTAAAGAAACATAACGTGAAAGCAATCGACATCATGGGTTCCATAGGTGCTGGAAAAACCAGCCTAATTGAACAGCTTGTCCAGAAACTTAAACAAAATTACCGAATTGCAGTTTTCAAAGGTGACCTAACAACTACTATAGACGCAGAACGGATAGGGCGCCATGGGGTTCAGGTGGTTACCATTAACACTGGACGAGAATGCCATTTAGACGCTCACGTGGTTTCAAAAGCGGTAGAAAAAATCAAGATAGAAAACATTGATTTGTTGATTATCGAAAACGTTGGCAATCTTATCTGTCCTGCCGAATTTCCCTTGGGCACAGACAAACGGGTAGTTGTAATCAGCGTTACTGAAGGTCCATACATGGTACTCAAGCATCCGTTTACTTTCATGAATGCTGATATTATGGTTATAAACAAGAAAGATTTAGCCAAAACAATGAAAATCGACACAAAACAACTTGAGAATCAAGCTAAAGAAGTAAAACCCAACGTGAAAGTTGCGATTACTAACGCTCTAACAGGGGAGGGTGTTGAAGAACTAATCAAGGCATTGGAACTGTAG
- the hypF gene encoding carbamoyltransferase HypF codes for MRAEILVSGIVQGVGFRPFIYRTALNNKLTGFVRNRGDAGVKIVLEGKQSDIKQFLKDLETKNPVLAQLYNTQVNYKKQEQEFTEFKIIKSSRETELSGSVIPPDVSICDECLQEMRAPKNRRFNYFFTTCTDCGPRYTIINSIPYDRSNTTMNQFPMCEACTKEYSDPSNRRFHAQTVACLKCGPKVYLVTNKGEPIDSRDPIRETGRLLEEGNVVAIKGNGGFHVATSTINPEPIAKLRKDKHRKNKPFGVMAPDLETVRTFAELNQWETELLISCRKPIVLLKKSPKYYLSELVSPQLHTLGVMLPYTGLHAMLFDQVKEPAFVMTSANPPSEPIVIDNNQAIQKLGKTVEYFLMHNRALAKRCDDSVVRFHGKDPSLIRRSRGYVPEPVQVKFVSDRCVLAVGGELNVTSCILSQNRAFISQHIGDVENIENLRFLKDSITHLTKLTNCKIGTVACDLHPRFTTTKLAQDLAAKLDCPVVQVQHHHAHAAALMAEWETQEVVAITCDGYGYGSDGSAWGGEVLYSNNEGSKRLANLEPQPIVGGDLATYHPLRIAAGILNKKMDITDWLISSSNHLPHGKVEAELIIKQLEKGTAPTTTSCGRVLDAVSALLGICYERSYEGEPAMKLESVAAKGKDVLKLVPKIKDNVLDTAFMVHEIFSNKAKVSLADLACSAQSYLGRGLGELAVKHAEQLKVKDVGFSGGVAYNEHITATIRKTVENAGFRFLVHNKIPAGDGGTSFGQAVVAGLKQNQ; via the coding sequence TTGCGTGCCGAAATACTGGTCAGCGGCATAGTTCAGGGCGTTGGTTTTCGCCCATTCATTTACCGAACAGCACTAAACAACAAGTTAACAGGCTTTGTGCGAAACAGGGGTGACGCTGGAGTCAAAATCGTTTTGGAAGGCAAACAATCAGACATCAAGCAGTTCCTGAAAGATTTGGAAACAAAAAATCCTGTTTTGGCACAACTCTACAATACCCAAGTAAACTACAAAAAACAAGAACAAGAATTTACAGAATTCAAGATAATCAAAAGCTCAAGAGAAACAGAGCTTTCAGGCTCTGTAATTCCACCAGACGTTTCAATCTGTGACGAATGTTTACAAGAAATGCGTGCCCCCAAAAACAGGCGTTTCAACTATTTTTTTACAACCTGCACAGATTGCGGACCACGATACACCATAATCAACAGCATTCCCTACGATAGATCAAACACAACCATGAACCAATTTCCCATGTGTGAAGCCTGCACCAAAGAATACAGTGACCCATCAAACCGCAGATTTCACGCCCAAACAGTTGCCTGCCTAAAATGTGGACCAAAAGTGTACCTTGTAACAAACAAGGGAGAACCAATTGATTCGAGAGACCCAATCAGGGAAACAGGAAGGCTGCTAGAAGAAGGCAATGTTGTTGCCATTAAAGGAAATGGAGGTTTTCATGTTGCCACTTCTACTATAAACCCAGAGCCAATAGCAAAGCTACGAAAAGACAAGCATCGAAAAAACAAACCTTTTGGGGTAATGGCTCCAGATTTGGAAACAGTTAGAACATTTGCGGAATTAAATCAGTGGGAAACTGAGCTTTTGATTTCGTGCCGTAAGCCCATTGTTTTGCTCAAAAAAAGCCCAAAATATTATCTTTCAGAATTAGTTTCGCCCCAACTACACACATTGGGTGTGATGCTTCCTTACACGGGATTGCATGCCATGCTCTTTGATCAGGTTAAAGAGCCAGCCTTTGTAATGACTAGCGCCAATCCGCCTAGCGAACCCATAGTTATAGACAACAACCAAGCAATACAAAAACTGGGGAAAACTGTTGAGTATTTTTTGATGCACAACAGAGCATTAGCTAAAAGATGTGACGATTCTGTTGTTCGTTTTCACGGCAAAGATCCATCGTTGATTCGGCGCTCAAGGGGATATGTTCCCGAACCGGTTCAGGTTAAATTTGTGTCGGACCGTTGTGTCTTGGCAGTTGGAGGAGAACTAAATGTTACTTCATGCATACTTTCTCAAAACAGGGCGTTTATTTCTCAGCACATCGGCGATGTAGAAAACATAGAGAACCTGCGTTTTCTTAAAGATTCGATAACTCATTTGACCAAGTTAACCAACTGCAAAATCGGAACAGTAGCCTGTGACCTTCATCCGCGATTTACCACAACTAAATTGGCTCAAGATTTAGCAGCCAAACTGGATTGTCCGGTTGTTCAGGTTCAACATCATCATGCCCATGCCGCAGCGTTGATGGCAGAATGGGAAACCCAAGAAGTCGTTGCAATAACATGTGATGGTTACGGATATGGCTCTGACGGCTCAGCATGGGGAGGAGAAGTCTTGTACTCTAACAATGAAGGCTCCAAACGGTTAGCTAACCTTGAACCCCAACCAATAGTTGGAGGCGACCTCGCAACATACCATCCGTTGCGCATTGCTGCAGGAATATTAAACAAAAAAATGGACATTACAGATTGGCTAATTTCCAGCAGTAATCATTTGCCCCACGGAAAAGTTGAAGCAGAACTGATAATCAAACAGTTAGAAAAAGGAACAGCACCAACAACCACCAGTTGCGGACGCGTGCTGGATGCTGTTTCGGCGTTGTTGGGTATCTGTTATGAGCGCAGTTACGAAGGGGAACCTGCAATGAAACTGGAATCTGTGGCAGCAAAAGGTAAAGATGTACTGAAGTTGGTTCCCAAAATCAAGGATAACGTGCTGGATACAGCGTTTATGGTTCATGAAATTTTCAGTAACAAAGCCAAAGTTTCTTTAGCAGATTTGGCGTGTTCTGCTCAATCATATTTGGGCAGGGGCTTAGGGGAGTTGGCAGTGAAACATGCAGAGCAACTAAAAGTGAAAGACGTTGGTTTTTCCGGAGGAGTCGCCTACAACGAGCACATAACAGCAACAATACGAAAAACTGTAGAAAATGCTGGGTTTAGGTTCCTTGTTCACAATAAAATTCCTGCTGGGGATGGTGGAACTTCTTTTGGACAAGCAGTAGTTGCTGGTTTGAAGCAAAACCAATAG
- a CDS encoding hydrogenase maturation nickel metallochaperone HypA encodes MATQIVENILEEAKRHGAKKVSEVQLVIGKMTFLGIDQIRFSYGILVKDTILKDSKLIIEENNGVIQCSSCGFKGPVPIKDDPTYHIPVPTLKCPKCGKEAKIVEGKECTIKSITILKPQEKDNDNQQ; translated from the coding sequence ATGGCAACACAAATCGTAGAAAATATTTTGGAAGAAGCAAAAAGGCATGGTGCAAAAAAAGTTTCTGAAGTTCAGTTGGTTATTGGAAAAATGACGTTTCTGGGCATCGACCAAATACGCTTCTCTTACGGCATTTTAGTAAAAGACACAATTTTGAAAGACTCTAAACTAATAATTGAAGAAAATAATGGAGTCATACAATGCAGCAGTTGTGGATTCAAAGGTCCAGTACCCATCAAAGATGACCCAACTTATCATATTCCAGTTCCAACGTTGAAATGTCCGAAATGTGGAAAAGAAGCAAAAATAGTTGAAGGAAAAGAATGCACAATAAAGAGTATAACAATTCTCAAACCGCAGGAAAAAGACAATGACAATCAACAATAA
- a CDS encoding HypC/HybG/HupF family hydrogenase formation chaperone has protein sequence MCLAIPAKVLEVNGNIAKVDFGQGVAREVNVMLVDAQVGEYVLVHAGYAIEKLDQKAAQESLDMWRQVLEQS, from the coding sequence TTGTGTCTCGCAATTCCGGCAAAAGTTCTTGAAGTTAACGGGAACATTGCCAAGGTAGATTTTGGGCAAGGCGTTGCCCGAGAAGTAAACGTTATGCTAGTTGACGCTCAGGTAGGAGAATATGTATTAGTTCATGCAGGATATGCCATCGAAAAGCTGGATCAAAAAGCCGCACAAGAGAGCCTAGACATGTGGCGTCAAGTTTTGGAACAAAGTTAA
- the hypD gene encoding hydrogenase formation protein HypD, translating into MTINNNPENFRDPQLAKKAAEHIKKIAPEHPVKFCHVCGTHEWTITHFGLRSLLPQGVEVIAGPGCPVCILPAADIDEAIALAEKGVTITSFGDLIRVPGSTTSLQKAKAAGADVRIVYGLHDAIQMAKKNPEKEFVFLAIGFETTTPATAVELISNPPENFSFLVSHRVIPPAMELLLGIEDLQIDGFIAAGHVCTIAGMKPYEIFPKKYCMPTVAAGFEPLDILFAVDMLLKQLKDGKARLENEYSRVVSWEGNVKAQKLVEQVFDVVDGKWRGIGKIPKSGLVLKKDFEKYDTRSKYDLHIKDSKDILKGCLCHLVMVGRIRPSECPSYLTECNPESPKGACMVSNEGTCRIWAKHKVTKF; encoded by the coding sequence ATGACAATCAACAATAACCCCGAAAACTTCCGAGACCCCCAACTAGCAAAAAAAGCTGCAGAGCACATCAAAAAAATTGCTCCAGAACACCCAGTAAAGTTTTGTCACGTCTGCGGAACCCACGAATGGACTATTACCCATTTTGGTCTTCGGTCCCTTCTTCCACAGGGCGTAGAAGTAATTGCAGGTCCAGGATGCCCTGTTTGCATTCTTCCAGCAGCAGACATCGATGAAGCCATAGCTCTCGCAGAAAAGGGAGTAACAATTACCAGTTTTGGTGACCTTATCAGAGTTCCGGGTTCAACAACGTCCTTGCAAAAAGCAAAAGCTGCAGGAGCAGACGTTAGAATAGTTTACGGGTTACATGACGCGATACAGATGGCAAAAAAGAATCCAGAAAAAGAGTTTGTGTTTCTTGCTATTGGTTTTGAAACCACTACCCCTGCTACTGCAGTTGAACTGATTAGTAATCCGCCTGAAAATTTTAGTTTTCTTGTTTCTCACAGGGTTATTCCACCAGCCATGGAATTGCTTCTAGGAATTGAAGACTTGCAGATCGATGGTTTTATTGCTGCAGGTCATGTTTGCACGATTGCAGGAATGAAGCCTTACGAAATTTTTCCTAAAAAATATTGTATGCCAACAGTTGCAGCGGGTTTTGAGCCGTTGGACATTTTGTTTGCTGTGGACATGCTTTTGAAACAACTTAAAGATGGTAAAGCCAGATTAGAAAATGAGTACAGCCGGGTTGTTTCGTGGGAAGGCAATGTTAAGGCTCAAAAATTGGTTGAACAAGTTTTTGATGTCGTAGATGGAAAGTGGCGGGGAATTGGAAAGATTCCTAAATCGGGGTTAGTATTAAAAAAAGACTTTGAGAAATACGACACGCGTTCAAAATATGATTTGCACATCAAGGATTCAAAAGATATTTTGAAGGGGTGTTTATGTCATTTGGTTATGGTCGGCAGGATTAGACCGTCAGAATGTCCAAGTTACCTAACAGAATGTAATCCCGAGTCTCCGAAAGGAGCGTGCATGGTTTCTAACGAAGGCACATGTAGAATTTGGGCAAAACATAAAGTAACAAAATTTTAG